The proteins below are encoded in one region of Pelotomaculum schinkii:
- a CDS encoding ATP-binding protein: MPRLSKLPLKLCMADVRIVLLPKVTDTIRLIKNAGFAISTACIKDIKYHPDRKLDKAQITRLAACNYIQGYHNIIIPAATGSGKTFISCSLGMAASPISTPGHACSIVWSRFSFIMGRRCLTASEDMHNPWERMHNIKYSSPTHATEYAYMRGIPLWGCETT, from the coding sequence CGTACGGATTGTACTTCTCCCAAAAGTAACGGACACGATCCGTCTCATCAAAAATGCAGGCTTTGCTATCAGCACAGCCTGCATCAAAGACATCAAATACCACCCCGACCGAAAGTTAGACAAGGCCCAGATTACAAGGCTTGCTGCCTGCAACTATATCCAGGGATACCACAACATCATCATTCCCGCAGCCACAGGCAGTGGCAAAACCTTCATCTCCTGTTCTCTGGGAATGGCGGCCAGCCCAATTTCTACGCCCGGGCATGCCTGTTCAATCGTATGGTCAAGGTTCTCATTTATTATGGGGAGAAGATGTTTAACGGCAAGTGAAGATATGCACAATCCTTGGGAACGCATGCACAACATCAAATACTCAAGCCCCACTCACGCAACGGAATATGCATATATGCGGGGTATTCCACTCTGGGGATGTGAAACTACATGA